The genomic segment AGCTTTTCCCGATCCTTCAGGAACGCTCCGACCAGCTGGGCGGCACGCTTTCGGGCGGTCAGCAACAGATGGTCGCGATTGCCCGCGGGCTGGTCGCGACGCCCGAGGTCCTGATGCTGGACGAGGTCTCGCTCGGTCTCGCGCCGGTCATGATCTCGCGGGTATACGAGGCGATCCGGGCAATCCGGGACACGGGCGTCACGCTCGTTCTCGTCGAGCAGAACGTAAGTCAGGCGCTATCCGTGGCGGATCGTGCCTATGTCATCCAGCACGGCCAGGTCGCACTCTCCGGAAGCGGAAAAGAGCTTCAGGACAACGAGGAGGTGCGTCGGGTCTACCTGGGTCTTGGTCCAAAGGAGGAGAACT from the Roseovarius indicus genome contains:
- a CDS encoding ABC transporter ATP-binding protein; translated protein: MLSVENLHAGYGDAEVLFGIDLQVEKGEVVAIVGSNGAGKTTLLRALSGIIQPTQGHVRLLGEDVTGMHTHNLVEKGLVMVPEGRRLFPRMSVRRNLEIAAYSSRARPHLAEQLREVYELFPILQERSDQLGGTLSGGQQQMVAIARGLVATPEVLMLDEVSLGLAPVMISRVYEAIRAIRDTGVTLVLVEQNVSQALSVADRAYVIQHGQVALSGSGKELQDNEEVRRVYLGLGPKEENLK